The Candidatus Nitrosocaldus cavascurensis genome segment TTGCTGAGGCTCTAGTCAACATAGGAAGGCTTGGAATGGATATAGCAGCATACTACGATAGCATAGACTTCAACCCCATAGTACTTTACCCAGATGACTATGCTGTTCTAGATGCAAAGATGATACTTAGAGAGAAGCCATTGGATAATCCAATCTCAAATGCTGAGCCAAACATAAGGCATATGGAGAAGTTCTTCTACCCCAAATCGATAGCAGTTGTAGGGGCATCAGCAACTCCAGGCAAGGTAGGGTATTCAGTACTTGATAGTCTAGCGATGCATGAGTACAAGGGTGAGGTATACCCCATAAACCCAACTAGGGATCAGATCATGGGCATTAAAGCATACAAGTCTCTAGAGGATATAGGCAAGCCTGTAGACCTTGTAGTTGTTGTTGTTGATGTGCTTCAAACACCAGCGATAATGGAGCAGGCAGCAAAACTTGGCATCCATAACATCCTAATCATCTCTGGAGGAGGCAAGGAGTTGGGAGGGGAGAGGGCAGAGGCTGAGCGCAAGATAAAGGAACTTGCTGATAAGTATGATATGCGTGTCATAGGGCCAAACTGCATAGGTATGTTCAATGCAGAGAATAGGCTTGATGCTGCATTCCAAGGTCATGTAAGGATGATAAGACCACCATTGGGCCCTGTATCCTTCCTCACCCAGAGCGGTACAATAGGCATATCATTCATGGAGAGTGCTGAGTCATTTGGTATGAGTAAGATGATAAGTTATGGCAATAGGGCTGATGTGGATGAGGCTGATATGATATGGTACCTAGCGAATGATCCCAATACAAAGGTTATAGGACTCTACGTTGAGGGCTTTGGTGATGGTAGGAAGTTTGTTAACACAGCAAGGCGTGTGATAAGGGAGAAGGGCAAGCCAATAGTGATATGGAAGAGTGGTAGAACCAAGAGGGGTGCAAAGCAAGCAGTATCCCATACAGGCTCAATGGGAGGGAGTTATGAGGTAGTCAAGGGAGCATTGAAGCAGGCTGGTGTTATACTAGTTGATAGTTATCAGGAGCTTGTAGGGACGTTGAAGGCACTTGCATGGCAGCCAGCAGCAAAGGGTAACAGGGTAGCACTTGTATCTAATGGGATAGGACCTGTGATCTCTGCAGTTGATCACTTTGAGAGGCTAGGGTTAGAGGTTGCTCAGATAACAGATGCAACGCTCAAAGCATTCAAGGAGCACTATCCACCAACATTCGTTATAGGCAACCCAATGGATGTTACAGGTTCAGCAACATCTAGCG includes the following:
- a CDS encoding 3-hydroxypropionate--CoA ligase, with product MGMSVEQVLKETMANKHKVVTEEQAKQILTSYGIKVPAYALVRSADEAVQEARRIGFPLVMKVVSPEILHKTDVGGVRVGIKSEQEVRDAFNDMYGRLASKYEVKGILLEKMVPQGVEMIVGLQYDEQFGPVIMLGLGGIFTEVFRDVSFRMLPISKEDALAMIEELNGKKVLEGFRGSKPIDKNMLAEALVNIGRLGMDIAAYYDSIDFNPIVLYPDDYAVLDAKMILREKPLDNPISNAEPNIRHMEKFFYPKSIAVVGASATPGKVGYSVLDSLAMHEYKGEVYPINPTRDQIMGIKAYKSLEDIGKPVDLVVVVVDVLQTPAIMEQAAKLGIHNILIISGGGKELGGERAEAERKIKELADKYDMRVIGPNCIGMFNAENRLDAAFQGHVRMIRPPLGPVSFLTQSGTIGISFMESAESFGMSKMISYGNRADVDEADMIWYLANDPNTKVIGLYVEGFGDGRKFVNTARRVIREKGKPIVIWKSGRTKRGAKQAVSHTGSMGGSYEVVKGALKQAGVILVDSYQELVGTLKALAWQPAAKGNRVALVSNGIGPVISAVDHFERLGLEVAQITDATLKAFKEHYPPTFVIGNPMDVTGSATSSDYKFAIERFMEDPNVDIIMPWFVFQDDPLDENIVQVLAELNRMRRKPILAGAIGGPYTARMVKEIEKAGIPVYNEILPWVKAASALAEWGRLSKQ